A region from the Vicia villosa cultivar HV-30 ecotype Madison, WI linkage group LG3, Vvil1.0, whole genome shotgun sequence genome encodes:
- the LOC131661793 gene encoding E3 ubiquitin-protein ligase RGLG2-like: MGGSHSKRRGSRSSRQRSSSSSRSNPMFPQYQSPYLPQPQDHGTMGYNYGVQPPPQSYGGSVAHAPQQSKSSDKKFTRIGDNYSSLEQVTEALASAGLESSNLIVGIDFTKSNEWTGARSFQRRCLHHIGNEQNPYEQAISIIGKTLSSFDEDNLIPCFGFGDASTHDQEVFSFNAEDRFCHGFEEVLSRYRELVPQLRLAGPTSFAPVIEMAITIVEQSEGQYHVLLIIADGQVTRSVDTERGQLSTQERKTVEAIVKASEYPLSIILVGVGDGPWDMMKEFDDNIPARAFDNFQFVNFTEIMSKNMDRSRKEAEFALSALMEIPSQYKATLELNILSNRRRNDIHRIPLPPPQYGTSSFNTPKSSIQNNFRPSAPSHSHNKPSVGVNPHASSASDNQFCPICLSNPKDMAFGCGHQTCCECGQDLELCPICRSSINTRIKLY, encoded by the exons ATGGGTGGATCACATTCGAAACGAAGGGGCTCTAGAAGCTCTAGGCagcgttcttcatcatcttcaaggtCAAATCCTATGTTTCCTCAATATCAATCTCCTTATTTGCCACAACCACAGGATCATGGAACAATGGGGTATAATTATGGAGTTCAACCTCCACCTCAAAGCTATGGTGGTAGTGTTGCTCATGCTCCTCAACAAAGTAAGAGTTCGGATAAAAAGTTTACAAGGATTGGTGATAATTATAGTAGTTTGGAACAG GTAACTGAGGCTCTAGCAAGTGCTGGCCTAGAGTCTTCTAATCTCATTGTTGGTATTGATTTTACGAAAAGCAATGAGTGGACAG GCGCAAGGTCATTTCAAAGGAGATGCCTTCATCATATCGGGAATGAACAAAATCCGTATGAACAAGCTATATCTATCATTGGGAAAACACTGTCCTCCTTTGATGAGGATAACTTGATTCCTTGTTTTGGATTCGGAGAtg CTTCAACACATGACCAAGAAGTTTTTAGTTTCAATGCCGAGGATAGATTTTGTCATGGGTTTGAAGAAGTTTTGTCACGTTATAGGGAATTGGTCCCTCAATTAAGGCTTGCAG GACCCACGTCATTTGCTCCGGTCATTGAGATGGCAATCACCATAGTTGAGCAAAGTGAAGGCCAATACCATGTTTTATTGATTATAGCTGATGGGCAG GTAACAAGAAGTGTTGACACAGAGCGTGGGCAATTGAGTACACAAGAAAGAAAAACTGTAGAAGCAATTGTGAAAGCTAG TGAATATCCCCTGTCAATTATACTAGTCGGAGTTGGAGACGGGCCATGGGACATGATGAAAGAATTTGACGATAACATACCTGCTCGAGCATTTGATAATTTCCAG TTTGTGAATTTCACCGAAATAATGTCAAAGAATATGGATCGGTCTAGAAAGGAAGCCGAGTTTGCACTTTCTGCGTTAATGGAAATACCTTCGCAGTACAAGGCAACACTAGAACTTAATATATTGAG CAATCGTAGAAGGAATGATATACATAGGATTCCTCTACCACCACCTCAATATGGCACATCATCTTTCAACACCCCAAAATCTTCCATTCAAAATAATTTTCGCCCCAGCGCACCATCTCACAGTCACAACAAACCCAGTGTTGGCGTGAACCCCCATGCAAGTTCTGCTTCTGATAATCAG TTTTGTCCCATTTGCCTTTCCAATCCAAAGGATATGGCCTTTGGTTGCGGACATCAG ACATGCTGCGAGTGCGGTCAAGATCTTGAGCTATGCCCCATTTGCAGGAGTAGCATTAATACTAGAATAAAGCTTTATTAG